In the genome of Spirochaetia bacterium, one region contains:
- a CDS encoding serine O-acetyltransferase has product MTYKDYQQAFLNSFERIGQEGINFIGLKPLPTSSCVENCADQLLELMFPGRCDGSNSQSMQDIVVHQLEQVRWTMNTLVFQSYNHECKCTDNNEEESRELTEKAMAVFLEELPEIRRKIKLDAHAGFDNDPAAKDIHEVILAYPFIKALTIHRVAHCLYQVGVPLLPRLLNEWAHSRTGIDIHPGASIGTSFFIDHGTGVVIGETTAIGDNVKIYQGVTLGALSFPKDACGTLIRGAKRHPTIEDNVTIYANATLLGDITIGHDSIIGSSVWLKHDVPPFTSVLLQQPETIHREIKRSSKKA; this is encoded by the coding sequence ATGACATACAAGGATTATCAGCAGGCATTCCTCAACAGCTTCGAAAGAATCGGGCAGGAAGGCATCAATTTCATCGGACTTAAACCCCTACCCACCAGTTCCTGCGTAGAAAACTGCGCTGACCAGTTGCTTGAGCTGATGTTTCCCGGACGTTGCGACGGTAGCAACAGCCAGTCAATGCAGGACATTGTCGTTCATCAGCTTGAACAGGTCAGATGGACCATGAATACCCTGGTCTTTCAATCATACAACCATGAGTGCAAATGTACTGACAACAATGAGGAAGAAAGCCGGGAGCTGACCGAAAAAGCCATGGCAGTGTTCCTTGAAGAACTTCCCGAAATACGGAGGAAGATCAAACTCGATGCCCACGCAGGATTTGACAATGATCCGGCAGCAAAGGATATACATGAAGTCATCCTCGCCTATCCGTTCATCAAGGCACTCACCATCCACAGAGTAGCCCATTGTCTCTATCAGGTAGGGGTACCGCTCCTGCCAAGGTTGCTCAACGAATGGGCCCATTCCAGGACCGGCATAGACATCCACCCAGGAGCTTCAATCGGTACAAGCTTCTTCATCGACCATGGTACCGGTGTAGTCATAGGAGAGACCACTGCCATCGGAGACAACGTCAAGATATACCAAGGCGTTACTCTCGGAGCCCTGAGTTTTCCAAAAGATGCCTGCGGAACGCTGATAAGGGGAGCCAAACGGCATCCTACCATAGAAGACAACGTCACGATCTATGCAAATGCGACCCTACTGGGGGATATTACCATCGGACACGACTCCATCATCGGCTCTTCGGTCTGGCTCAAACACGATGTACCGCCTTTTACTTCTGTCTTACTGCAGCAGCCTGAGACAATCCATCGGGAAATAAAAAGGTCCAGCAAGAAGGCCTGA
- the rsmA gene encoding 16S rRNA (adenine(1518)-N(6)/adenine(1519)-N(6))-dimethyltransferase RsmA has protein sequence MSWNFPYGSPTAIRDILEVNGLAMSKKFGQNFLLSETVREKIVSLMDLDQSKQVWEIGPGIGALTTLLLDSKAEVTCFEIDHGFCRILSGQAFLDMPNFHLVEGDALKSWEMQWKRHGTPDVICGNLPYNVGSVCIANLLEKGCRPERMVYTLQKEVACRLCADPGNKDWSTLSILAQVDYDCRIAMDISNGAFYPVPKVVSSVTVLEKKKEPMVPCRRISVLSIGSERSFSPEEKNGKE, from the coding sequence ATGAGCTGGAACTTTCCCTACGGATCCCCCACGGCGATACGGGATATTCTTGAGGTCAATGGATTGGCCATGTCAAAGAAATTCGGGCAGAATTTTCTGCTGTCTGAAACAGTCAGGGAAAAGATTGTCAGCCTGATGGATTTGGACCAGTCGAAACAAGTCTGGGAAATCGGTCCCGGTATCGGGGCTTTGACTACCTTGCTGTTGGATTCCAAAGCCGAGGTGACCTGTTTCGAAATTGACCATGGTTTCTGCAGGATCTTGAGCGGACAGGCTTTTCTTGATATGCCGAACTTCCATCTTGTCGAAGGTGATGCACTGAAATCTTGGGAAATGCAGTGGAAAAGACACGGTACCCCTGATGTCATCTGTGGTAACCTTCCGTACAACGTCGGTTCTGTTTGCATTGCAAATTTGCTTGAAAAAGGCTGTCGGCCGGAACGGATGGTCTATACATTGCAGAAAGAAGTTGCGTGTCGGCTCTGTGCTGATCCTGGGAACAAGGACTGGTCGACTCTTTCCATCCTTGCTCAGGTTGACTATGACTGCAGAATTGCCATGGACATCAGCAATGGAGCATTTTATCCTGTGCCTAAGGTTGTCAGTAGCGTTACCGTCCTTGAAAAGAAAAAGGAGCCCATGGTTCCCTGCCGAAGAATATCAGTTCTTTCTATTGGTAGTGAAAGATCTTTTTCACCAGAGGAGAAAAACGGTAAGGAATAA
- a CDS encoding HAD hydrolase-like protein, translated as MYEGRCKAVLFDLDGTLVNTIGDITGAINAPLSDKGLLPLPEEKVMTLVGHGLKNALHRALSLYGKDVEGVAFDHAYAQLSSHYTEHPVDKSYPYDGIIDMLDSLKVPFGILSNKDDALVQTIVATLFPAVSFSFVHGLREGYAKKPDPRWST; from the coding sequence ATGTACGAAGGAAGATGCAAGGCTGTCCTGTTTGATTTGGACGGGACATTGGTAAATACGATCGGGGATATCACAGGGGCGATAAATGCGCCGCTGTCAGACAAAGGACTGTTGCCTCTGCCTGAAGAAAAAGTAATGACATTGGTCGGTCATGGCCTGAAAAATGCCCTTCATAGGGCTCTTTCCCTTTATGGGAAAGATGTTGAAGGCGTAGCATTTGACCATGCATATGCCCAGCTTTCCTCCCATTACACCGAACATCCGGTGGATAAAAGCTATCCCTATGATGGGATTATAGATATGTTGGATTCTTTGAAGGTTCCTTTCGGTATCCTGTCCAATAAGGATGATGCGCTTGTGCAGACTATTGTTGCAACATTGTTTCCTGCTGTTTCTTTTTCATTTGTCCATGGTTTGCGTGAGGGATATGCAAAGAAACCAGATCCAAGGTGGAGTACTTGA
- a CDS encoding biotin--[acetyl-CoA-carboxylase] ligase, protein MDKYDQIMKLLVAQGPGFISGEEIAGRIGRTRAYVWKGIAALRENGAVIEAKTNKGYRLVRTSSRLSQEGLAALLPGQEIHYLLSIDSTNRLCKQLAAAGKPEGTVVAATFQTQGRGRLGRSFSSPEGGVYFSLLLRPHCGIEDSLLVTSAAAVAVERTVSRLCGKQCAIKWVNDVYLHGKKICGILCEGVFDLENSSMAAIVAGIGINFAIPQKDFPPEVRKVAVSLYEDEAEAPAGVGRNELVAGVVKELLDLWHALPDRSFLDEYRACSNVIGKKIFMTYQGKKNSGIATGIDENAHLLVTLDDGSEISIGSGEVSLRFDTASADAMV, encoded by the coding sequence ATGGACAAGTATGATCAGATTATGAAGCTTCTTGTTGCACAAGGTCCTGGATTTATTTCTGGGGAAGAAATTGCCGGAAGAATAGGACGGACCAGAGCCTATGTCTGGAAGGGTATCGCTGCATTGCGGGAAAATGGTGCCGTAATCGAAGCCAAGACCAATAAGGGATACCGGTTGGTCAGGACCAGTTCCCGTCTTAGCCAAGAAGGTCTTGCTGCATTGTTGCCAGGACAGGAAATCCACTACTTGCTTTCGATTGATTCTACCAACCGCCTGTGCAAGCAGCTTGCTGCAGCGGGCAAACCGGAAGGTACGGTGGTGGCGGCTACTTTCCAGACCCAAGGCAGAGGAAGGCTTGGCAGGAGTTTTTCCAGCCCTGAAGGCGGCGTGTATTTCAGTTTGCTGCTGCGCCCGCATTGTGGCATAGAAGACAGTCTTCTTGTGACCAGTGCGGCAGCTGTTGCTGTTGAGCGGACCGTTTCCCGTCTCTGCGGCAAGCAATGTGCCATCAAATGGGTCAATGATGTCTATCTTCACGGCAAAAAGATCTGTGGTATTCTCTGTGAAGGTGTATTTGACCTCGAAAATTCTTCAATGGCGGCTATCGTCGCAGGAATCGGAATTAACTTTGCTATTCCGCAGAAAGATTTCCCTCCTGAGGTCAGAAAAGTTGCCGTGTCCCTTTACGAGGATGAGGCCGAAGCCCCTGCTGGTGTAGGAAGGAATGAACTGGTTGCCGGTGTCGTGAAGGAATTGCTTGATTTATGGCATGCACTTCCAGACCGTTCATTTCTTGATGAATACAGGGCTTGTTCGAATGTTATCGGAAAGAAAATCTTCATGACATATCAAGGAAAAAAGAACAGTGGAATTGCAACCGGCATTGATGAGAACGCCCATCTGTTGGTGACGCTTGATGATGGCAGTGAGATTTCAATAGGGTCTGGAGAAGTTTCCCTGAGGTTTGATACAGCTTCCGCGGATGCTATGGTTTGA
- the pta gene encoding phosphate acetyltransferase, translated as MTFAEKMKGNAKAAAKSLVLPEGTEPRTLQAARKILDEHIAKKVTLLGKQAEIEAKAKELGVGLEGLCIVDPETSEKRKDFGHAYYELRKHKGMSEEEAYGKIANELRWGAMMVRMGDADAMVGGARNTTGDVLVACFTIIKCKPGIKYASSCFVMATDKTDLGVDGSFIFADCSTIPNPTAEQLAEIAAASAESCKTFLGAEPQVAMLSYSTKGSAKGELVEKVQQATALVQAKCPDLAVDGELQLDAAIIGSVAAQKAKDSKVAGKANTLIFPDLQSGNIGYKLVQRLGGAQAYGPILQGFNHPVSDLSRGCSVEDIVVTSAVTLAQAGSMK; from the coding sequence ATGACATTTGCTGAAAAGATGAAAGGCAACGCAAAGGCTGCTGCCAAATCCTTGGTGTTGCCGGAAGGCACTGAACCCCGTACCCTCCAGGCTGCCAGAAAAATCCTGGATGAGCACATTGCAAAGAAAGTTACCCTGCTGGGCAAACAGGCAGAAATCGAAGCCAAGGCAAAAGAACTTGGTGTAGGACTGGAAGGCCTTTGTATCGTTGATCCTGAAACCAGTGAAAAGAGAAAAGACTTCGGACATGCATACTATGAACTTAGAAAGCACAAGGGTATGAGCGAAGAAGAAGCATACGGAAAAATTGCAAATGAGCTTCGCTGGGGCGCCATGATGGTCCGCATGGGAGATGCAGATGCAATGGTCGGCGGTGCAAGGAACACGACCGGCGATGTACTGGTAGCTTGTTTTACAATCATCAAATGCAAGCCGGGCATCAAATATGCCTCCAGCTGCTTCGTAATGGCCACAGACAAGACCGATCTGGGAGTTGACGGTTCCTTTATATTTGCTGACTGTTCGACAATTCCTAATCCGACGGCAGAACAGCTTGCCGAAATTGCTGCGGCATCCGCAGAAAGCTGCAAGACTTTCCTCGGCGCAGAACCACAGGTAGCCATGCTTTCCTACTCGACCAAGGGTTCCGCAAAAGGTGAACTGGTTGAAAAAGTCCAGCAGGCTACGGCCCTTGTTCAGGCAAAGTGCCCGGATCTTGCCGTCGACGGTGAACTTCAGCTTGATGCAGCCATCATCGGCAGTGTCGCTGCACAGAAGGCAAAAGATAGCAAGGTAGCAGGAAAAGCCAATACCTTGATTTTCCCTGACCTGCAGTCCGGAAATATCGGTTACAAGTTGGTACAGAGACTGGGCGGAGCCCAGGCTTATGGCCCGATTCTTCAGGGATTCAACCATCCTGTGTCAGACCTTTCCAGAGGCTGCAGCGTAGAAGACATTGTAGTTACCAGTGCCGTCACGCTGGCTCAGGCAGGCAGCATGAAATAA
- a CDS encoding prephenate dehydrogenase/arogenate dehydrogenase family protein, with amino-acid sequence MKIGIYGLGRFGSFWATQLAAHGHQVLGYSRHSRPVLPQVTLASEQEVLSCPYVFYCVSISAFESVLKQTSSLIAPGTVVMDTCSVKVYPSRWMKTELSDGIHCIATHPMFGP; translated from the coding sequence ATGAAAATAGGTATCTATGGCCTGGGACGTTTCGGGTCGTTTTGGGCAACGCAGCTGGCAGCACACGGACATCAGGTCCTTGGCTATAGCAGGCACAGCAGACCTGTGTTGCCGCAGGTTACCCTTGCAAGTGAACAAGAAGTGCTTTCATGCCCATATGTGTTCTATTGCGTTTCCATCAGTGCCTTTGAATCCGTCCTGAAGCAGACATCGTCCCTTATTGCACCTGGGACTGTGGTGATGGATACCTGTTCGGTCAAAGTCTATCCGTCACGTTGGATGAAAACCGAATTGTCTGATGGTATACATTGTATTGCTACCCATCCCATGTTCGGTCCCTGA
- a CDS encoding haloacid dehalogenase-like hydrolase, with translation MADLEPTLAMMYDFDRTLCTKEMQEYSFIPGVGMTPQQFWEESNSLAAEKKMDRVLAYMHLMLERAHVARKSIKREDFVALGKDLEFYPGVLEWFARINSLGQENGIQVEHYIISSGLREIIEGSDIFRQFKEVFACEFLYDENNIACWPKNVVNYTTKTQFLFRINKGVLDLSDDMSLNKYTPEDERPVPFRNMVYIGDGMTDVPCMKLVKVNGGCSIAVYRQDCKENVEVLLKDGRVDFITPADYSQGSELDRIVHDVVCNIAMTDDLKRKSKAQFDLVR, from the coding sequence ATGGCTGATTTGGAACCTACATTGGCAATGATGTATGATTTTGACAGGACACTGTGTACGAAGGAAATGCAGGAGTATAGTTTCATTCCTGGTGTAGGAATGACACCTCAGCAGTTCTGGGAGGAATCAAATTCACTTGCCGCTGAGAAGAAGATGGACAGAGTCCTTGCGTATATGCATCTGATGCTGGAACGTGCACATGTTGCAAGGAAAAGCATCAAACGCGAAGACTTCGTGGCACTGGGGAAAGATCTGGAGTTCTATCCTGGCGTGCTGGAGTGGTTCGCACGAATCAATAGCCTAGGACAGGAAAATGGCATACAAGTCGAGCATTACATTATCTCTTCGGGCCTCCGTGAGATCATTGAGGGTTCTGATATCTTCCGTCAATTCAAAGAAGTCTTTGCCTGTGAATTTCTCTATGATGAGAACAACATTGCCTGCTGGCCGAAGAATGTCGTCAACTATACGACGAAGACACAGTTTCTCTTTCGGATCAACAAAGGAGTGCTGGACCTGTCTGATGATATGAGCCTGAACAAGTATACCCCTGAGGACGAACGTCCGGTACCTTTCAGGAACATGGTTTATATCGGGGATGGGATGACTGACGTCCCTTGCATGAAGTTGGTCAAAGTAAACGGTGGTTGCTCGATTGCCGTGTATCGGCAGGATTGCAAGGAGAATGTGGAAGTCCTGCTGAAGGACGGCAGGGTCGATTTCATAACTCCAGCCGATTATTCACAGGGCAGTGAGCTTGACCGGATCGTGCATGATGTGGTCTGCAACATTGCAATGACAGATGACTTGAAGCGAAAAAGCAAGGCACAGTTCGACTTGGTCCGATAA
- a CDS encoding GntR family transcriptional regulator, which yields MARPKSDSSKIAFNTIREKINRFELMPGSTVSDLAISQELDMSRTPVREAIFKLVECHLIEREKNRFVVCPIEIEDIREILQTREAIECMAVRSIIAGGGPPERSLQELRMFASDMEACLAARHLATYFQRDGQFHVKLVELAGNVRMTDVASQMQLQGERLRCLSVLTHDRCVAILREHGQILSALEEMDLPVAEQAIRLHLTNTLRNYQYILAGKTWVDMLATLQGTFS from the coding sequence ATGGCGCGGCCGAAAAGTGATTCATCCAAGATTGCCTTCAATACAATCAGGGAGAAGATCAATAGGTTCGAGCTGATGCCTGGCAGTACCGTTTCAGACTTGGCGATATCCCAGGAACTTGATATGAGCAGGACTCCTGTCAGGGAAGCAATTTTCAAGCTGGTGGAATGCCATCTCATTGAACGTGAAAAAAACAGGTTCGTTGTCTGTCCGATTGAAATCGAAGATATAAGGGAAATATTACAGACCCGTGAAGCAATCGAATGTATGGCTGTACGGTCAATCATTGCAGGCGGTGGCCCGCCGGAGCGTTCCCTGCAGGAATTGAGGATGTTTGCCTCCGATATGGAGGCCTGTCTGGCTGCACGGCATCTGGCTACTTATTTTCAAAGGGACGGACAGTTCCACGTCAAGTTGGTAGAACTTGCAGGTAATGTCCGTATGACTGACGTGGCTTCCCAAATGCAACTGCAAGGTGAACGTCTCCGTTGCCTGTCCGTACTGACCCATGACCGATGTGTCGCAATACTGAGGGAACACGGCCAGATCCTTTCTGCTTTGGAAGAAATGGATCTGCCGGTTGCCGAGCAGGCTATCCGTCTTCATCTGACAAATACGCTGAGAAACTACCAGTACATCCTGGCAGGCAAGACATGGGTAGATATGCTGGCCACCTTGCAGGGCACTTTTTCCTGA
- the argS gene encoding arginine--tRNA ligase: MAEEKQVSGADLPELVVQVPPKPELGDLAFPLFAYAKILRMAPNKIAQDLKEKLEASSDRPEGELLVAGPYLNVRVDTASLAENLVKTVSALGESYGNGNSFDGKKVMIEFSCPNTNKPLHLGHMRNDSLGESVSALLKANGAQVRKVNLINNRGVHICKSMLAYQKFGNGETPESTGLKGDHLVGNYYVKFAQWEKEDPTAETQAQAMLKKWEDGDPQVMALWKKMNGWTLQGLETTYRKTGVSFDKYYYESDTYKLGKDEVLKGLHDGVFYREADGSVWIDLADIKLDKKVLLRKDGTSLYMTQDIGTAISRHKDWPFDSLIYVVASEQQYHFKVLFHVLSKLGFSWASNLHHLSYGMVNLPNGKMKSREGTVVDADELFDRLASMAKKEIEEKNRETQVHGLDETAKSIALGALNYYLLQVSPSKDMVFNPEESLSFNGNTGPYLQYMGARISSMLRKFSVESKEYEGIAFDGNLLESEDERQLVKYVALFPEVVEKAGLAYDPSQVCSFLYDVSRCFSRWYHDTKILKAESKQLVIARITLARMVLQVLRNAYSLVGIPFLESM; the protein is encoded by the coding sequence ATGGCAGAAGAGAAGCAGGTGAGCGGAGCCGACTTGCCTGAACTGGTGGTACAGGTTCCTCCCAAGCCCGAGCTTGGAGACCTTGCTTTCCCGCTGTTCGCATATGCAAAGATCCTTCGGATGGCACCGAACAAAATTGCGCAGGATCTGAAAGAGAAGCTTGAAGCTTCTTCTGACCGGCCTGAAGGTGAATTGCTTGTAGCTGGGCCTTATCTCAATGTTCGCGTGGATACTGCTTCACTTGCTGAGAATCTGGTAAAGACTGTGTCGGCATTGGGTGAAAGCTATGGCAACGGGAATAGTTTTGACGGTAAGAAGGTCATGATTGAATTCAGTTGTCCGAATACCAATAAACCGCTGCATTTGGGACATATGAGGAATGACAGCCTAGGCGAAAGCGTAAGTGCTCTGCTCAAGGCAAACGGGGCACAGGTGCGCAAGGTCAATCTGATCAACAACAGGGGTGTGCATATCTGCAAGAGCATGCTTGCCTATCAGAAATTCGGTAATGGTGAAACACCTGAATCCACAGGGTTGAAAGGTGATCATCTGGTCGGCAATTACTACGTGAAGTTTGCCCAGTGGGAAAAGGAAGATCCTACAGCTGAAACCCAGGCTCAGGCCATGTTGAAGAAGTGGGAGGATGGTGATCCTCAGGTCATGGCGCTTTGGAAGAAGATGAATGGCTGGACACTGCAGGGTTTGGAAACAACTTACCGCAAGACCGGTGTTTCCTTTGACAAATACTACTATGAAAGCGATACCTACAAGCTTGGCAAGGATGAAGTACTCAAGGGCCTGCACGATGGAGTGTTCTACCGTGAGGCAGATGGTTCGGTATGGATAGATCTCGCAGATATAAAGTTGGATAAAAAGGTCCTGCTGAGGAAAGATGGTACATCTCTCTATATGACCCAGGATATCGGTACTGCCATTTCCCGTCATAAGGATTGGCCGTTTGATTCTTTGATCTATGTCGTTGCCAGTGAACAGCAATACCATTTCAAGGTATTGTTCCATGTACTTTCGAAGTTAGGTTTTTCATGGGCTTCCAATCTTCATCACCTTTCCTATGGCATGGTCAACCTGCCTAACGGCAAGATGAAGAGCAGGGAGGGTACCGTAGTCGATGCTGATGAGCTGTTTGACCGGCTTGCATCGATGGCGAAGAAGGAAATTGAAGAAAAGAACAGGGAGACTCAGGTACATGGCTTGGACGAAACGGCAAAGTCCATTGCCTTGGGTGCTCTCAATTACTATCTTCTTCAGGTAAGTCCTTCCAAGGACATGGTCTTCAATCCTGAGGAAAGTCTTTCCTTCAATGGCAATACGGGGCCATATCTGCAATATATGGGAGCAAGGATCAGCTCAATGCTACGGAAGTTTTCAGTAGAAAGCAAAGAGTATGAGGGAATAGCCTTTGATGGAAACCTCCTTGAAAGTGAAGATGAACGCCAACTGGTAAAATATGTTGCTTTGTTCCCTGAAGTGGTTGAAAAGGCCGGTTTGGCATATGATCCTTCTCAGGTCTGTAGTTTCCTCTATGA
- a CDS encoding biotin transporter BioY, translating to MNTRKTLLSALFSGLLIVGAFIRIPLPPVPITLQTLFILLAGMLLGRKLAVGATIVYLFLGAVGLPVFTGGGGIAAMLGPTGGFLFGFLLASFAAGTIADLGRKENGKIQLPYLITAAIVGSLAVYLIGIPWLKFNLGLSWTKAFAAGMLPFIPGDLIKSAVSVLLGIALGPRTASMLAGPSPETNCQ from the coding sequence ATGAATACACGAAAGACCTTATTGAGCGCTTTGTTTTCAGGACTCCTCATCGTGGGAGCTTTCATCAGGATTCCCCTACCGCCGGTTCCTATCACCTTGCAGACACTTTTCATCCTGCTTGCAGGCATGTTGCTCGGCAGGAAACTTGCAGTGGGAGCTACCATCGTATACTTGTTCCTAGGAGCCGTAGGACTGCCGGTCTTTACAGGAGGAGGTGGCATTGCTGCCATGCTGGGACCTACCGGTGGTTTTCTTTTCGGATTTCTCCTTGCATCATTTGCTGCTGGAACCATTGCAGACTTAGGTAGGAAAGAAAACGGAAAGATACAGCTGCCTTATCTGATCACAGCTGCCATCGTAGGAAGCCTTGCAGTCTATCTGATAGGTATCCCATGGCTCAAGTTCAACCTAGGACTGAGTTGGACAAAGGCTTTTGCTGCAGGTATGTTGCCTTTCATCCCCGGTGACCTCATCAAGTCAGCGGTAAGTGTCCTGCTTGGTATAGCCCTTGGACCAAGGACAGCTTCGATGCTTGCAGGACCATCACCTGAAACGAATTGTCAATAG
- a CDS encoding ComEC/Rec2 family competence protein: MYHHLFPDAELQMVTGIEGVAISDEKETSGGNMFVQVRTSLVASKDGGTFSCRGTACIFYGQPVEVQVGDRLSAEGKVTDIGFKAGQIQVLRKGLADWQWWLDLFRTGVQHQLLRRIPVTLGRLLLLGRCDQEGFPIKEAALKCGCAHLLALSGMHLSVLTLIFSFLPTLLFGPYLGRRLSLVFPLCFTIVAGPLPSLVRALLMNFLAVIIGPWQCYAREKVFGFSFVVQLLLFPYAIGQAGTLLSYGAVGALLCMALLLPAPSPLSGILLPTLFALLLVYPLSECIGGEWTVAALVSAPVGGLLITFALALALFCLMSSCLPFPVVCLRSLRLLAKVQDVLLSLFSWSVRVKLYIPACYSGRWGYRCFALTLLTSLAVYLYACKYLRNRRYRAYELELSLRIPHGDTGYS, encoded by the coding sequence ATGTATCATCATTTGTTCCCGGATGCAGAACTGCAGATGGTTACAGGAATCGAAGGTGTTGCTATTTCTGATGAAAAGGAAACTTCCGGGGGTAACATGTTCGTGCAGGTCAGGACCAGCCTTGTCGCCTCTAAGGACGGAGGAACTTTCTCTTGCCGAGGTACCGCCTGCATATTCTATGGACAACCTGTCGAAGTACAGGTCGGTGACAGGCTGTCAGCTGAAGGGAAGGTAACAGATATCGGTTTCAAGGCCGGGCAGATTCAGGTACTTCGTAAGGGCCTTGCTGATTGGCAGTGGTGGCTGGACCTGTTCCGTACCGGTGTGCAGCATCAGTTGCTGCGCAGGATTCCTGTGACACTCGGCCGTCTGTTGCTGTTGGGACGATGCGACCAGGAAGGTTTTCCCATAAAGGAAGCTGCCTTGAAGTGTGGTTGCGCACACCTGCTGGCTCTGTCTGGCATGCATCTTTCTGTCCTGACGCTTATCTTTTCTTTTTTACCTACCTTGCTGTTCGGTCCTTATCTGGGACGACGGCTGTCACTTGTCTTTCCATTGTGCTTTACCATTGTTGCAGGGCCTCTTCCCAGTTTGGTCAGGGCTTTGCTTATGAATTTCCTGGCAGTAATCATCGGACCGTGGCAATGCTATGCCAGGGAAAAGGTGTTTGGTTTTTCGTTCGTGGTGCAGCTGCTTCTCTTTCCGTATGCCATCGGACAGGCAGGGACCTTGCTTAGCTACGGAGCTGTAGGGGCTTTGCTGTGCATGGCTCTGTTGCTTCCGGCTCCTTCTCCATTGTCCGGTATCTTGCTGCCTACGCTCTTTGCCCTGCTGCTTGTCTATCCTCTTTCTGAATGCATAGGCGGGGAATGGACGGTGGCGGCCCTTGTCTCGGCACCTGTGGGAGGATTGCTGATTACCTTTGCCCTTGCCTTGGCATTGTTCTGCCTCATGTCGTCTTGTCTTCCTTTCCCTGTGGTATGCCTGAGGAGTCTCCGTTTGCTTGCAAAAGTACAGGATGTCTTGCTGTCTTTGTTTTCTTGGTCTGTCAGGGTCAAGCTGTATATACCGGCCTGCTATAGCGGACGATGGGGATACCGATGCTTTGCCTTGACACTCTTGACCTCACTTGCAGTGTATCTGTATGCTTGCAAGTATTTGAGAAACAGGAGATATCGTGCATATGAGCTGGAACTTTCCCTACGGATCCCCCACGGCGATACGGGATATTCTTGA
- a CDS encoding radical SAM protein, which produces MSLDVATVIQRARELEAEGYHEIMLTGVNLTMYDHEGAGLGGLLEKLLPALGPDIRLRLSSLEADHVDDRLLAALGDERMQPHFHIPVQSASDYVLKRVNRKYDKAHLIYIITQMRRIKQDPFIAADIIAGLPGEREEDFQETYDFLKEYHFAQLHVFPYSPRPDTELFGAPDKLPEYLRDERAAKLRDLSVSLHRTYLERQLGKDCEIILQERKHGHFTGVSGNYIDVIVDGDPSFCVVGELHRARFVSIEKDFMHVELLP; this is translated from the coding sequence GTGAGCCTTGATGTAGCTACTGTCATCCAAAGGGCACGTGAACTTGAGGCAGAGGGGTACCATGAAATTATGCTCACAGGCGTGAACCTGACCATGTATGACCATGAGGGTGCTGGCTTGGGAGGCCTTTTGGAAAAGCTTTTGCCTGCCCTTGGGCCTGATATAAGGCTCAGGCTTTCTTCACTGGAAGCCGACCATGTCGATGACAGGTTGCTTGCTGCATTGGGGGATGAGCGGATGCAGCCCCATTTCCATATTCCGGTACAGAGTGCAAGTGATTATGTACTCAAACGTGTCAACCGTAAGTATGACAAGGCGCATCTCATCTATATCATTACCCAGATGCGCAGGATCAAGCAGGATCCGTTTATTGCTGCTGATATCATTGCAGGACTACCTGGGGAGCGGGAAGAAGACTTCCAGGAAACCTATGATTTTCTCAAGGAATATCATTTTGCACAGCTCCATGTCTTTCCCTATTCCCCTCGGCCTGATACTGAGCTTTTCGGTGCCCCTGACAAGTTGCCGGAGTATCTGCGTGATGAGCGCGCAGCAAAGCTAAGGGATCTGTCTGTTTCACTTCACAGGACATATCTGGAAAGACAGCTGGGTAAGGACTGTGAGATAATATTGCAGGAACGTAAACATGGACATTTTACAGGCGTCAGCGGCAACTATATTGATGTAATTGTGGACGGGGATCCTAGTTTCTGTGTAGTCGGGGAACTTCATCGGGCACGGTTTGTTTCCATTGAGAAAGATTTCATGCATGTAGAGCTGCTTCCCTGA
- a CDS encoding type II toxin-antitoxin system RelB/DinJ family antitoxin, which translates to MANTTNFSVRMDRDIKKQCEALYGELGMNLTTAINVFLRQSLRSGGFPFDVTLNTPNAVTLAAMQEAERLAKDPNAKRYSDVEEALRELKR; encoded by the coding sequence GTGGCTAATACAACAAATTTCAGCGTCCGCATGGACAGAGATATTAAAAAACAGTGCGAAGCGCTTTATGGAGAGCTTGGCATGAATCTCACAACGGCTATCAACGTGTTTTTGAGACAATCGCTTCGGTCTGGCGGTTTTCCGTTCGACGTAACGCTCAACACGCCGAATGCCGTTACCCTCGCCGCCATGCAAGAAGCGGAACGTCTTGCAAAAGACCCCAACGCGAAACGCTACAGTGATGTAGAGGAAGCGTTGAGGGAATTGAAAAGATGA